The nucleotide window GCGGGCGACTCGCGCACGGTAACGGCCGATGCCTCGCGGTGGAGCGCGGCGTCGACCGGCGAGGTCGGACGGTACGCCCGCTCTCCGGACGGCCGCGGTCCGACGTTCGCTCCCTCCCAGTAGTTACCGCGATCGCCGTCGGCCCAGACGCGGAGCGCGCCCGCACCGGCGGCGGCGTGGTCGTCGTTGCCGACGAAGTCGTTCGCGACGACGCGACTCGACGGGACGACCGTCGTCGCACGCGCGCCGAATTCGTTGTCGACGACCACGTTGCGTTCGTACAGCGATCTGCGCGCACTCGTCGAGAACCCGAGTTCGTTGTCGACCAGCGTGTTGTACGCGATGTACGTCCGCGTCCCCGACGACTGGATCCCCGCACTGGAGTTCCGCACGTCGTTGCCGACGATCGCGTTTCCGGACGGACGGGTCATCACGGTGATCCCCGCGAACAGCTCGTTGCGGGCGGTGTTGTCCGCGACCAGCGCGTCGCCGGTGTACATGAGATGGACGCCGTACCGGTTGTCAGTGAACGTCGAGTTCCGGATGATCGAGCCGTCCGCGCGATGGAGGTAGATCCCGTCACGACCGCCCTCGAACCGGCTGTCAGTCACGGTCACGCGCGACTCCATCCCCGTGATCCCCATGAATCCGTTCCGCCAGGTTTCGGACCCGTCGACGCGGAGGTCGCGGACGACCGCGTGCGATCCTTCACGCAACAGGAGTCCGCTCGCGTTCGTTTCGATCACGACGTCGTCGACGACGAGCCCCGGTGCGGCGATCGCTCGGATCCCGGCGTCGCCGTGGCCGTACCCGCTCTGGATGTTCGCGTCCCACGGCTCGATCTCCTCGTCTCTGGAGGCACGCGCCGCCTCCGGGTCTCGCGTCCGGTTTCCGACACCGTCGATCCGGAGTCCCCGTATGGCGACATCGGCCGCGCGAACGGTGACGACCGATCCGTTGCCGTCGCCGGTGATCCGCGCGCCGTCACCCGCGATAGTTACGGATTCGTTGACCGTCACCGTCTCACGATACACTCCCTCTGGGACGACGACCGTCGTGTTCGACGGTGCCACCTCAACCGCTGCGTCGATCGTCGGCGCGTCCTCGCCAACGACCACCGAAACGGGGCGGTCCGCAGTCCGTTCCGCCCTCGCGATCCGATCGTCGGCCGCCTGCCACCGATCCGGTGCGAGCGACCGCACCGTTGCCGCGGAGTCGACGTCGAACGAGCGGTTCCGGACTGATTCCCAGCCGACCGCCGATCCGTCGTGGTCAGCCGCGAACGACTCGGCCGCCTCTCGACTTCGGAAGGGGATCACGGCCTCGCCGGCCGGCGTGCGGGCGTCGCTGTCGACGACGTAGTGCGCTTCCTCGGCCGGAGTCCACCCGCCGGCTCCGGTCGCCGTGAACAGCCCGTCGCTGGTCGTGTCCGGATTCTGGTGATCGAAGGTCTCGACGTACGCGACGAGCGGGTAGCCGAACTGGCGCTCGGTCCGTCCATCCGACAGAGATGTCACGAACGAGCCGATCCCGTTGTATCCGACAACGTACTGTAGCTGCGAGTAGAACACCTGCGTCCGCGGGAGCGTCGCGTTTCCGGCCATCAGCTCGTCGGTCTCCGACGAGAGCCCCAGTTCGGTGGTGTCGTCGTACGCCACCGGATCGGGAACCGACTTGGCCGGATCGGCGACGAACGCGCCCGCAGTTACGACCATAGCGAGAGCCACGACCGCGGCGACCGCGAGACGAACGCGTCGCGACCGGTCGTCATCAGGAGCGAAAACTGCCACACGGTGGTTTCGGCTTACACCGACTTATCGGATCTGGTGCGACTCTCGAACGCGTAGTTCGGGTCAACTGCGAGATTCACCCCCGAGAGGGTACTGTACCGGGAGTGTTACGGAGAATCGAGGAGAGGGCCTCGCGCTTCAGCGCGGGGAGGGTGTCAACGTTTGAATGCCTCCGCCACGAGCAGCGGGAAGACGAGCGTCGCCTCCGCTTCGACCTGTGTGTAGTTCGTCTGTTTCTCCTTGATTTTTCCCCAAGAGACCGCCTCGTTCGGCGGTGCACCCGATAACGATCCGTCGCCCTCCATCCCCGTCGAAATGTAGACGACGTAATCCGCTCCTCCGCGGAAGAGGTTCGTCATGATCGCGTGGTGTTTCGGCACGCCACCACCGACCGCGATGAGGCCCGTCGTGTCCGCCAACAACCCATCCTCAATGAGCGAGTCGTAGTCGTCCAGTATCTCGATACCGACGTCTGAGTCGTACCCCTGACGGTAGTAGTAGAGGAAGTTGCCGACTTCGGCGTCCGTCAGTGCCGGACAGTACACCGGCACGTCGTTGTCTGCCGCCTGCTTCAGGACCGAGTCCTCATCGTCGAGGGTTTCGCCTAACTCGCGTGCGAACGCCGTCGGCGTCCTGATCTTCTCTTCTGCGAAGAAGTCGTCGAAGAAGTCGTAGAGATACTCCTCCAGCCAGACGTACCGGTCGGAGGGGACGAAGAGATTGCCGAGCCGATTGATTCCACGCTCACGGAGCGACGCCTCGTCTGCGTCCCATTTCCCCATCTTGAACGGCTTCGCCGTTTTGATCACGTCCTCGGTCAGCGATCCGGACGTCGTGATAAGTACGTCCACGTACCCCTCTCGAACGAGGTACGCGACGGTCTCGCGCAGCCCCGACGAGATGATGTTCGACGTGAACGTGAGGTAGACGGTGGCGTCCGCCTCCTGTATGCGTTCGGCGATGTCGATGGCCTCCGCGAGTTGCGTTGCCTGGAACCCCGTCGTCGCGTAGGCGTCGAGCATCTCGCCAAAATCAAATTCCCCACGGAAATCGTAGCCGCGAACGTTCGCCGTGTCGAGTTCCTCATCACTCCCAGGGACGACGTTCGTGTGAGAGCTATCTTCGTCCATACTACCGAATAGTCTGACAGCCGGC belongs to Halorubrum sp. DM2 and includes:
- a CDS encoding NosD domain-containing protein codes for the protein MAVFAPDDDRSRRVRLAVAAVVALAMVVTAGAFVADPAKSVPDPVAYDDTTELGLSSETDELMAGNATLPRTQVFYSQLQYVVGYNGIGSFVTSLSDGRTERQFGYPLVAYVETFDHQNPDTTSDGLFTATGAGGWTPAEEAHYVVDSDARTPAGEAVIPFRSREAAESFAADHDGSAVGWESVRNRSFDVDSAATVRSLAPDRWQAADDRIARAERTADRPVSVVVGEDAPTIDAAVEVAPSNTTVVVPEGVYRETVTVNESVTIAGDGARITGDGNGSVVTVRAADVAIRGLRIDGVGNRTRDPEAARASRDEEIEPWDANIQSGYGHGDAGIRAIAAPGLVVDDVVIETNASGLLLREGSHAVVRDLRVDGSETWRNGFMGITGMESRVTVTDSRFEGGRDGIYLHRADGSIIRNSTFTDNRYGVHLMYTGDALVADNTARNELFAGITVMTRPSGNAIVGNDVRNSSAGIQSSGTRTYIAYNTLVDNELGFSTSARRSLYERNVVVDNEFGARATTVVPSSRVVANDFVGNDDHAAAGAGALRVWADGDRGNYWEGANVGPRPSGERAYRPTSPVDAALHREASAVTVRESPAAALLDQLRGTVPGARSGSIIDPIPASEPYDPERIDAVTGSDAEREGPIHADWRAELGSLTDEQDTTHENTTDQSMTNRNSARAVGDYR
- a CDS encoding deoxyhypusine synthase — its product is MDEDSSHTNVVPGSDEELDTANVRGYDFRGEFDFGEMLDAYATTGFQATQLAEAIDIAERIQEADATVYLTFTSNIISSGLRETVAYLVREGYVDVLITTSGSLTEDVIKTAKPFKMGKWDADEASLRERGINRLGNLFVPSDRYVWLEEYLYDFFDDFFAEEKIRTPTAFARELGETLDDEDSVLKQAADNDVPVYCPALTDAEVGNFLYYYRQGYDSDVGIEILDDYDSLIEDGLLADTTGLIAVGGGVPKHHAIMTNLFRGGADYVVYISTGMEGDGSLSGAPPNEAVSWGKIKEKQTNYTQVEAEATLVFPLLVAEAFKR